From Amycolatopsis sp. YIM 10, the proteins below share one genomic window:
- a CDS encoding TNT domain-containing protein produces MTVRPLRHELTYALADAAPDGWLRVDLNCRITGDALDCAADVLLADGTVTTMEVPPEAVEFAAGLRRETGWAAMRFLVDPPTRFRFIQRKEPDPGPAAEGPLSAEEQNHLWTRIANLVARHVPTDWGHVTLTYRAIGDHIELTVLVRRLSDGGWYRWDPPEGVAERLARLRAGMYRPGRGTWFQAVGDVLHDISIEYEYTWDAQPAWDADVPMSALAGELTTFRREAARIPGWLRDRVGAVAVATLGGAAEALRAAEDAAAELELDPARYRVGEAADGAWCLVPEDDRWAVYLSLGGKQLAREGFDTASEAVRYFVGHLYLYRTAFRDELPPDAKRQTDEWPIQPVGGDVGLQLYGGKRIVTLPPGTEMDRYGDPSGNTLYAARTEFTHRSQPAEDQQLEFHVYRSRRPVRAIVGSPIPWYDQTGGGTAYVLERSIADLLADGVLEEIEQATTRPPD; encoded by the coding sequence ATGACGGTCCGCCCGCTCAGGCACGAGCTGACCTACGCGCTGGCGGACGCCGCGCCCGACGGCTGGCTCCGGGTGGACCTGAACTGCCGGATCACCGGCGACGCGCTCGACTGCGCCGCCGACGTCCTGCTGGCCGACGGCACCGTCACCACGATGGAGGTGCCGCCGGAAGCGGTGGAGTTCGCGGCCGGTCTGCGCCGCGAAACCGGGTGGGCCGCCATGCGGTTCCTGGTCGATCCGCCGACGCGGTTCCGCTTCATCCAGCGGAAGGAGCCGGATCCCGGCCCCGCCGCGGAAGGCCCGCTCAGTGCCGAGGAGCAGAACCACCTGTGGACGCGGATCGCCAATCTTGTCGCGCGGCACGTGCCGACGGACTGGGGCCACGTCACGCTGACCTACCGGGCGATCGGCGACCACATCGAACTGACGGTGCTGGTGCGGCGGCTCAGCGACGGTGGCTGGTACCGGTGGGATCCGCCCGAGGGTGTCGCCGAGCGGCTGGCCCGGCTGCGTGCCGGGATGTACCGGCCCGGCCGGGGCACCTGGTTCCAAGCCGTCGGCGACGTGCTGCATGACATCAGCATCGAATACGAGTACACCTGGGACGCCCAGCCCGCGTGGGACGCCGACGTGCCGATGTCGGCGCTGGCCGGGGAACTGACCACGTTCCGGCGTGAGGCGGCGCGGATACCGGGCTGGCTGAGGGACCGCGTCGGCGCGGTGGCGGTGGCGACCCTCGGCGGTGCGGCCGAAGCCTTGCGTGCGGCCGAAGACGCCGCCGCCGAACTGGAACTGGACCCGGCGCGCTATCGCGTCGGCGAAGCAGCCGACGGTGCCTGGTGCCTGGTTCCGGAGGACGACCGCTGGGCGGTGTACCTGTCGTTGGGCGGGAAGCAGTTGGCGCGCGAGGGCTTCGACACCGCATCGGAAGCGGTACGGTACTTCGTCGGGCACTTGTACCTGTACCGGACCGCCTTCCGCGACGAACTGCCGCCCGACGCCAAGCGGCAGACCGACGAGTGGCCGATCCAGCCGGTCGGCGGGGACGTCGGATTGCAGCTCTACGGCGGAAAGCGGATCGTCACCCTGCCGCCTGGCACCGAAATGGACCGTTACGGCGACCCGTCCGGCAACACGCTGTACGCCGCGCGGACCGAGTTCACCCACCGCTCGCAGCCCGCCGAGGACCAGCAGCTCGAATTCCACGTCTACCGCTCGCGGCGCCCGGTGCGCGCGATCGTCGGCTCGCCGATCCCGTGGTACGACCAGACCGGCGGGGGCACCGCGTACGTGCTGGAGCGATCGATCGCCGACCTGCTGGCAGACGGGGTCCTGGAGGAGATCGAGCAGGCGACCACGCGACCGCCTGACTGA
- a CDS encoding DMT family transporter gives MTELQTTPAAAPTEPTAPSRLPGAGKTAAAVVLTVVLWASAFVAIRDVGHTLSPAPMALARLAVAAVALSVLVAFRHRRSRIVLPPRKSLLLISVYAVLWLAGYTVALNAAERHVDAGTAALLVNIAPLLVAVLAGKVLGEGYSRPLIIGSVVAMGGVAIIAAGGDSQRDWIGIVLCVLAALLYAAGVLVQKVTLRSVDGLTAIWLGCVIATVSLLPWAPQLIGELRAAPAGAVLGVVYLGLFPTAIGFTAWAYALRRMDAGRLSATTYAVPAVSVLLSWVLLAEVPTGYGLLGGAICLVGVAISRRRGK, from the coding sequence GTGACCGAACTCCAGACCACTCCCGCCGCTGCCCCCACCGAACCCACTGCCCCAAGCCGACTGCCGGGTGCCGGCAAGACCGCCGCCGCCGTTGTGCTCACCGTGGTGCTGTGGGCCTCGGCGTTCGTGGCCATCCGCGACGTCGGGCACACGCTCTCACCCGCGCCGATGGCGCTGGCCCGGCTCGCCGTCGCGGCCGTCGCTCTGTCGGTGCTGGTGGCCTTTCGCCACCGCCGGTCGCGGATCGTGCTGCCACCGCGCAAATCGCTGCTGCTGATCTCCGTGTACGCGGTGCTGTGGCTGGCCGGGTACACCGTTGCGCTCAACGCCGCCGAACGTCACGTCGACGCGGGTACCGCGGCGCTGCTGGTGAACATCGCGCCGCTGCTGGTCGCCGTGCTGGCCGGGAAGGTGCTCGGTGAGGGCTATTCGCGGCCGCTGATCATCGGCTCGGTGGTGGCGATGGGCGGGGTCGCGATCATCGCGGCGGGCGGGGACTCGCAGCGCGACTGGATCGGCATTGTCCTTTGTGTACTCGCGGCCCTGCTGTACGCCGCCGGGGTGCTGGTGCAGAAGGTGACCCTGCGCTCGGTGGACGGGCTGACCGCGATCTGGCTCGGCTGCGTGATCGCCACGGTCTCGTTGCTGCCGTGGGCCCCGCAGCTGATCGGCGAACTGCGCGCCGCGCCGGCCGGTGCCGTGCTCGGGGTGGTCTACCTGGGACTGTTCCCGACCGCGATCGGGTTCACCGCCTGGGCCTACGCGCTGCGCCGGATGGACGCCGGGCGCCTCAGCGCGACGACCTACGCGGTGCCCGCGGTGTCCGTGCTGCTGTCGTGGGTCCTGCTGGCCGAGGTGCCCACCGGGTACGGCCTGCTCGGCGGTGCCATCTGTCTGGTCGGAGTGGCCATCTCGCGCCGCCGGGGCAAGTAG
- a CDS encoding LysR family transcriptional regulator yields the protein MLDLLRLRVLRAVIATGSIRASATALGYTPSAVSQQLAALQRETGLRLFERAGRGIEPTTAGRTLAAEAETLFEALSQVEQVVGDLRAGRVGSLSIGYFGSAGETWLAPVVATLRAEFPELRLDLRLTEFTGGDPDVDIFVEGSAVERATHVEVHRLVDDPYLAVVRTDDPLADAEEVPLADLAEHSWVDNDLRQGACRQILVTACAQAGFTPRFAVETHDYRTAISFVATGIGITVIPELGIRELPDGLTTVPVVAPRPVRHISVAVKKSAVAHPAAERTVDLLMNLISA from the coding sequence ATGCTGGACCTGCTCCGGCTCCGCGTGCTGCGGGCCGTCATCGCCACCGGTTCGATCCGGGCGAGCGCCACCGCGCTCGGCTATACGCCGTCCGCGGTGAGCCAGCAACTCGCCGCGCTGCAACGGGAAACCGGCCTCCGGCTGTTCGAACGGGCCGGTCGCGGCATCGAGCCGACCACCGCCGGGCGCACGCTCGCCGCCGAGGCGGAGACCCTGTTCGAGGCGCTGAGCCAGGTCGAGCAGGTGGTCGGTGATCTGCGGGCCGGGCGGGTGGGCAGCCTGTCGATCGGCTACTTCGGCTCGGCCGGCGAGACCTGGCTGGCGCCGGTGGTGGCCACGCTGCGCGCCGAGTTCCCCGAATTGCGGCTGGACCTGCGGCTGACCGAGTTCACCGGTGGTGACCCGGACGTGGACATCTTCGTCGAGGGCAGCGCCGTCGAACGCGCCACCCACGTCGAGGTGCACCGGCTCGTCGACGACCCGTACCTGGCGGTGGTCCGCACCGACGACCCGCTGGCCGACGCCGAGGAGGTCCCGCTCGCCGACCTGGCCGAGCACTCGTGGGTGGACAACGACCTGCGGCAGGGCGCCTGCCGCCAGATCCTGGTCACCGCGTGCGCCCAGGCCGGGTTCACCCCGCGGTTCGCCGTGGAGACGCATGACTACCGGACAGCGATCTCTTTTGTGGCAACGGGAATCGGCATCACGGTGATTCCGGAGCTGGGCATCCGCGAACTGCCTGACGGGCTGACCACGGTCCCGGTGGTGGCGCCGCGCCCGGTGCGGCACATCAGCGTCGCGGTGAAGAAGTCGGCCGTGGCGCACCCGGCCGCCGAACGCACCGTCGACCTGCTGATGAACCTGATCAGCGCTTAG
- a CDS encoding TetR/AcrR family transcriptional regulator, which translates to MARSKDPAVRTLLIERAAQMLRTREPITLRSLVAGTAVSTMAVYTHFGSMDGMWQALRQEGFTRLAARFAAVELSADPVRDLAALMAAYLRNALEHPDLYRVMFDANFELEDLKAADATLEYLVQAADRGRRAGRFKAGIVPLDLAIQTWAIGHGLVSLVAGGPLPRETLDHGAPMLAALYVGVGDDPADCRASIDRGWALLDSA; encoded by the coding sequence ATGGCCAGGTCGAAGGATCCAGCGGTGCGCACCCTGCTGATCGAACGGGCCGCGCAGATGCTCCGCACCCGCGAGCCGATCACGCTGCGCTCGCTGGTGGCCGGGACCGCCGTGTCGACGATGGCCGTCTACACCCACTTCGGCAGCATGGACGGCATGTGGCAGGCCCTGCGGCAGGAGGGCTTCACCCGGCTGGCGGCGCGGTTCGCGGCGGTGGAACTCTCGGCCGACCCGGTCCGCGACCTCGCCGCGCTGATGGCCGCCTACCTGCGGAACGCGCTGGAGCACCCCGACCTCTACCGGGTCATGTTCGACGCGAACTTCGAGTTGGAGGACCTCAAGGCCGCGGACGCCACGCTGGAGTACCTGGTCCAGGCAGCCGACCGGGGACGGCGGGCGGGCCGTTTCAAGGCCGGCATCGTGCCGCTGGACCTGGCGATCCAGACCTGGGCCATCGGCCACGGCCTGGTTTCCCTGGTGGCGGGCGGTCCGCTGCCACGCGAGACCCTCGACCACGGCGCGCCGATGCTGGCCGCGCTCTACGTCGGCGTCGGAGACGATCCCGCCGACTGCCGCGCCTCGATCGACCGCGGTTGGGCCCTGCTGGACAGCGCCTAA
- a CDS encoding RidA family protein — MAINLVDPAGLPKVGLYRQVSIATGSKLVFVAGQVARDADGGKVGEGDFATQVEQCYLNLGTALAEAGATFDDVAKLTVYLVDWTPEKMPLFAEGLARASAKLGVTPSAPLTGIGVAALAEPDLLVEIEATAVID, encoded by the coding sequence ATGGCCATCAACCTGGTCGATCCCGCAGGACTGCCGAAGGTCGGCCTCTACCGGCAGGTGTCCATCGCCACCGGCTCGAAGCTGGTTTTTGTCGCCGGTCAGGTCGCCCGCGACGCCGACGGCGGCAAGGTCGGCGAAGGCGATTTCGCCACGCAGGTCGAGCAGTGCTACCTCAATCTCGGCACCGCGCTGGCCGAGGCGGGCGCCACCTTCGACGACGTGGCGAAGCTGACCGTCTACCTGGTCGACTGGACGCCGGAGAAGATGCCGCTGTTCGCCGAGGGCCTGGCCAGGGCGTCCGCGAAGCTCGGCGTCACGCCTTCGGCGCCGCTGACCGGCATCGGCGTCGCCGCGCTGGCCGAGCCCGACCTGCTGGTCGAAATCGAGGCCACCGCGGTCATCGACTGA
- a CDS encoding BTAD domain-containing putative transcriptional regulator: protein MSVEFGLLGEVRARAGGVAVDLGHARQRCVLAALLVEPNRPQALDVLIERVWGEGPPRQARNTLYGYLYRLRQALGEVHAGIDRTAGGYLLPVDEDSVDLHRFRQLVRSAADQDDEEALTRMESALALWRGQALGGVEGEWVESVRRTLEQERWQAVLHRNDLALRLGGHDALLAELPELAAAHPLDERLAGQLMLALYRSGRQADALGRYQEIRHRLAEELGADPGPLLRKLHQQVLAGEPVSATRAPTPRQLPSVSRLFAGRADQLARMDKALAAGDAPALAVVGAAGIGKTTLVLHWAHRAIDRFPDGQLYADLRGFDPAGPPVSPAIVLRRFLDALGVPAGSAPAEPDAQAALYRSLVAGKRMLVVLDNARDAEQVLPLLPGNGGCAVLITSRHRLTGLAAGHGFPLLDLEVLPDDDARELLARHLSEQRLREEPGAVDNLLRWCGGLPLALGLIAARATVHPDFPLAALVEELRAAEGWDAGEASTSLRAVFTASYRVLPPDAAWAFALLGIAPGPDIGLPAAAALLELPVPRVRELLRHLETVHLVRQHAPGRYRMHDLVRTYAAEPAEAEYPDDVAPALRRAIDYYAKSGLAAESVLYPYETPAVVGPAEPDPAITDEATALAWLTTEYPCLLAAQASAARRGWAPAVSRLAWALDTFQRRQGHSEDQLEVWRAALATAGEPDQRALAAWRLGAALARAGELTESARHLDDALALSRESGDVSAEANVHQALAWVHERHGDDATALHHGISALDILRGLGVPMREAHALNQAGWYAAKVGDLARAQRWCEDALEICRRHGDRDAEARTLDSLGYIAHLDGRYDDAISHYDEALARFDDVGALYDYADTLERLADSLSAAGQAERARSSWRTALSMFADQHRESDVDRLRARLGPLSR from the coding sequence ATGTCCGTGGAGTTCGGCTTGCTGGGTGAGGTCCGGGCTCGGGCGGGCGGTGTCGCGGTCGACCTCGGCCACGCGCGCCAGCGCTGCGTGCTGGCGGCGCTGCTGGTGGAGCCGAACCGGCCGCAGGCGCTGGACGTGCTGATCGAGCGGGTGTGGGGCGAGGGCCCGCCGCGTCAGGCACGCAACACCCTCTACGGCTACCTCTACCGGCTGCGGCAGGCGCTGGGCGAAGTGCACGCGGGCATCGACCGCACGGCCGGGGGATATCTGCTGCCGGTCGACGAGGACTCCGTCGACCTGCACCGGTTCCGGCAGCTCGTGCGGAGTGCCGCGGACCAGGACGACGAGGAAGCGCTGACGCGGATGGAGTCGGCGCTCGCGCTGTGGCGCGGGCAGGCGCTCGGCGGCGTGGAGGGGGAGTGGGTCGAATCCGTCCGCCGGACGCTGGAACAGGAGCGCTGGCAGGCGGTGCTGCACCGCAACGACCTCGCCCTGCGCCTTGGCGGGCACGACGCGCTGCTGGCCGAGCTGCCGGAGCTGGCCGCCGCGCACCCGCTGGACGAACGCCTGGCCGGGCAGCTCATGCTCGCGCTCTACCGGTCGGGCAGGCAGGCCGACGCGCTCGGCCGCTACCAGGAGATCCGCCACCGGCTCGCCGAGGAACTGGGCGCCGATCCCGGCCCGCTGCTGCGGAAACTGCACCAGCAGGTGCTGGCCGGGGAACCGGTCAGCGCCACGCGGGCGCCCACTCCGCGCCAGCTGCCGTCGGTGTCGCGGTTGTTCGCCGGCCGGGCCGACCAGCTCGCCAGGATGGACAAGGCACTGGCCGCCGGGGACGCCCCGGCGCTGGCGGTCGTCGGCGCGGCCGGGATCGGGAAAACCACGCTGGTACTGCACTGGGCGCACCGGGCGATCGACCGCTTCCCGGACGGGCAGCTGTACGCCGACCTGCGTGGGTTCGATCCGGCCGGGCCGCCGGTGTCCCCGGCGATCGTGCTGCGCCGGTTCCTCGACGCGCTCGGGGTGCCGGCGGGGTCCGCGCCCGCCGAACCCGACGCGCAGGCCGCGCTCTACCGGAGTCTGGTGGCGGGCAAGCGGATGCTGGTGGTGCTGGACAACGCGCGCGATGCCGAGCAGGTGCTCCCGCTGCTGCCCGGCAACGGCGGCTGCGCCGTGCTCATCACCAGTCGCCACCGGCTCACCGGACTGGCCGCGGGGCACGGATTTCCCTTGCTGGACTTGGAAGTTCTGCCCGACGACGACGCGCGCGAGCTGCTCGCACGCCACCTGTCCGAGCAACGGCTGCGCGAGGAACCGGGTGCGGTCGACAACCTCCTGCGGTGGTGTGGCGGACTGCCGCTGGCACTGGGCCTCATCGCCGCCCGCGCCACCGTGCACCCGGACTTTCCGCTCGCCGCACTGGTCGAGGAACTGCGGGCGGCTGAGGGCTGGGACGCGGGGGAGGCGAGCACGAGCCTGCGTGCGGTGTTCACCGCCTCGTACCGCGTGCTGCCGCCCGACGCCGCCTGGGCGTTCGCACTCCTGGGAATCGCGCCGGGTCCCGACATCGGCCTGCCCGCGGCGGCGGCGTTGCTCGAGCTGCCCGTGCCGCGAGTGCGGGAACTGTTGCGGCACCTGGAGACCGTGCACCTGGTGCGCCAGCACGCGCCCGGCCGCTACCGGATGCACGACCTGGTCCGGACCTACGCCGCCGAGCCGGCCGAGGCCGAGTACCCGGACGACGTGGCACCGGCGCTGCGCCGCGCGATCGACTACTACGCGAAGTCCGGTCTGGCGGCGGAAAGTGTGCTGTACCCGTACGAAACCCCGGCCGTCGTCGGCCCGGCCGAACCGGATCCGGCCATCACGGACGAAGCGACGGCGCTGGCCTGGCTGACCACCGAATACCCGTGCCTGCTGGCGGCGCAGGCGTCGGCCGCGCGACGGGGCTGGGCTCCGGCGGTGTCGCGGCTGGCCTGGGCGCTGGACACTTTCCAGCGGCGGCAAGGACATTCCGAGGACCAGCTCGAGGTGTGGCGGGCCGCGCTGGCGACCGCCGGCGAACCCGATCAGCGTGCCCTGGCCGCGTGGCGGCTCGGTGCCGCGCTCGCCCGTGCCGGTGAACTCACCGAATCCGCGCGGCACCTCGACGACGCGCTGGCGCTGAGCCGCGAATCGGGTGACGTTTCGGCGGAGGCCAACGTGCACCAGGCACTCGCCTGGGTCCACGAGCGCCACGGCGACGACGCGACCGCGCTGCACCACGGGATCAGCGCACTGGACATCCTGCGCGGCCTCGGTGTGCCGATGCGCGAGGCGCACGCCCTCAACCAGGCAGGCTGGTACGCGGCGAAAGTCGGCGATCTCGCGCGGGCGCAGCGGTGGTGCGAGGACGCGCTGGAGATCTGCCGCCGTCACGGAGACCGCGACGCGGAGGCGCGGACGCTGGACAGCCTCGGCTACATCGCCCACCTCGATGGCCGGTACGACGACGCGATCTCGCACTACGACGAGGCACTGGCCCGCTTCGACGACGTCGGCGCGCTCTACGACTACGCCGACACGCTGGAACGACTGGCGGACAGCCTGTCGGCCGCCGGGCAGGCCGAGCGTGCGCGGTCCAGCTGGCGCACGGCGCTGTCGATGTTCGCCGACCAGCACCGTGAGTCCGATGTGGACCGTCTACGGGCGCGTCTGGGCCCGCTCAGTCGATGA
- a CDS encoding ABC transporter ATP-binding protein — protein sequence MDQRERPALRLAGVSKVYGTAENPVHALRGATLTLAAGTFTAVMGPSGSGKSTLLHCAAGLDQPSGGEVFIDGTPLTHGSETAMTKFRRSRVGFVFQQFNLMPALTVWQNTTLPLRLAGRKIDPTFVREVLVRTGLGDRTDHRPPELSGGQQQRVAIARALVARPQLIFADEPTGALDTHTAREVLALLAESVRVLGQTVVLVTHDPVAAAYADSVVFLADGRIVDHLHRPAAKEVAELMTRLGDRQRAIAVGE from the coding sequence ATGGACCAGCGGGAAAGACCGGCGCTCCGGCTCGCCGGGGTGAGCAAGGTGTACGGCACCGCGGAAAACCCGGTGCACGCGCTGCGCGGCGCCACGCTCACCCTGGCCGCCGGGACCTTCACCGCGGTGATGGGCCCGTCCGGCTCGGGCAAGAGCACGCTGCTGCACTGCGCGGCCGGGCTCGACCAGCCGAGCGGCGGTGAGGTGTTCATCGACGGCACCCCGCTGACCCACGGCAGCGAGACGGCCATGACGAAGTTCCGCCGTTCGCGCGTCGGCTTTGTCTTCCAGCAGTTCAACCTCATGCCCGCGCTCACCGTCTGGCAGAACACCACGCTCCCGCTTCGCTTGGCGGGCAGGAAGATCGACCCCACCTTCGTCCGGGAAGTGCTGGTGCGCACCGGACTCGGCGACCGGACGGACCACCGGCCACCGGAACTGTCCGGCGGGCAGCAACAACGCGTCGCGATCGCGCGGGCGCTGGTGGCCCGTCCCCAGCTGATCTTCGCCGACGAACCCACCGGCGCGCTCGACACGCACACCGCCCGCGAGGTGCTCGCACTGCTGGCCGAATCCGTGCGCGTCCTGGGGCAGACCGTCGTTTTGGTCACGCACGACCCGGTCGCGGCAGCCTACGCCGATTCGGTCGTTTTCCTCGCCGACGGCCGGATCGTGGACCACCTGCACCGCCCGGCCGCGAAGGAGGTCGCCGAGTTGATGACGCGCCTGGGTGACCGGCAGCGCGCCATCGCGGTGGGTGAGTGA
- a CDS encoding FtsX-like permease family protein: MLDTATGVDQTSASTLNLVAAVVGGWGLIIVAFAVGSTLTLLVRQRNKEMALLRAIGATPAQTVRLIAGEAAVVAAVAGLLAIVPAMFGGEVLLRLLIDTGQVAPGTGHRFGVMALTVGLGITLTAAVLAAVAAARRAAVVTARQAMLAVTANPRMSRTRVVLGVLVLLAGLTCGVLTATVFAGGGLAVMAVAGQAVILSSIGLAVLSPALARATLAVVGHPVRTLTGVGGYLTVLTVRQRTRQFADGLIAVILFTGIATGTLYLQAIENSAKVVRAPEHKSIETLNFVVVGMIALFAAVMVVNTLAAAIIHRRAEFGAQRLAGSTPPQVLGMVSVEGALLAVTGILFGSLAAVAAIVPYSILRTGSVIPDQSPLIYGVIVAIAALLTLGTSLGAARRAIRMPAIQAVTG; this comes from the coding sequence ATGTTGGACACAGCGACCGGCGTCGACCAAACCTCGGCGAGCACGCTGAACCTGGTCGCCGCGGTGGTCGGCGGCTGGGGCCTGATCATCGTCGCCTTCGCCGTCGGCTCCACGCTGACCCTGCTGGTGCGCCAGCGGAACAAGGAAATGGCGTTGTTGCGCGCCATCGGCGCCACCCCCGCGCAGACGGTGCGGCTGATCGCCGGTGAGGCGGCGGTGGTCGCGGCCGTGGCCGGGCTGCTGGCGATCGTCCCGGCGATGTTCGGCGGCGAGGTGCTGCTGCGCCTGTTGATCGACACCGGCCAGGTCGCGCCGGGAACGGGCCACCGGTTCGGCGTCATGGCGCTGACCGTCGGCCTCGGCATCACGCTCACCGCGGCCGTGCTCGCGGCGGTGGCCGCCGCCCGCCGCGCGGCCGTGGTAACCGCGCGCCAGGCGATGCTCGCGGTGACCGCGAACCCGCGGATGAGCCGGACCCGGGTCGTGCTCGGGGTGCTGGTCCTGCTGGCCGGGCTGACCTGCGGGGTGCTGACCGCGACCGTGTTCGCCGGTGGCGGCCTGGCGGTGATGGCGGTCGCCGGGCAGGCGGTGATCCTGTCCTCGATCGGGCTCGCGGTGCTCTCCCCCGCGCTGGCCAGGGCGACGCTGGCGGTGGTCGGTCACCCGGTGCGCACGCTGACCGGGGTCGGCGGGTACCTGACCGTGCTCACCGTCCGGCAGCGGACCCGGCAGTTCGCCGACGGGCTGATCGCGGTCATCCTGTTCACCGGTATCGCCACCGGAACCCTGTACCTGCAGGCGATCGAGAACTCGGCGAAGGTGGTGCGGGCGCCGGAGCACAAGAGCATCGAGACGCTGAACTTCGTGGTGGTCGGCATGATCGCGCTGTTCGCCGCGGTGATGGTGGTCAACACCCTGGCCGCGGCGATCATCCACCGCCGCGCGGAGTTCGGCGCGCAACGCCTCGCCGGCTCGACCCCGCCGCAGGTGCTGGGCATGGTGAGCGTGGAGGGCGCGCTGCTCGCGGTGACCGGCATCCTGTTCGGCTCACTGGCCGCGGTGGCCGCCATCGTGCCGTACAGCATTCTGCGGACGGGCTCGGTGATCCCCGACCAGAGCCCGCTGATCTACGGGGTGATCGTCGCGATCGCGGCGCTGCTGACGCTTGGCACCAGCCTCGGCGCGGCCCGCCGCGCCATCCGGATGCCGGCGATCCAGGCGGTCACCGGCTAG
- a CDS encoding M20/M25/M40 family metallo-hydrolase, protein MHDAIRAWLEPRADEMVELLTELVAVETENPPGRDLGTCARLLRDAMTRLGLAPEVIELAPSGELEEPAVVRGTAGAGEELLYFHGHFDVVPVQDRGQFTLERRDGRLIGRGTADMKGGLVSMLYGAAAARELGLLGDGRIVLHLVCDEETGSVAGAGHLRAAELADPRAVAMVTAEPSGGRIWHEACGAISLRVDIRGREAHVGQANTGVNAFAHLLHVARPVEAYAAEMAARDNMVVVGGLAGGGSNFNVVPGAAFFTVDTRYQPEEDLDAELKRLTGLIEGAAAEIGADVSVEVTQLQPPAGTSPTHPAAVALARCVGEVEGTPARFERCEGILDIRWYAQLGIPAFAYGAGRLDVSHGPAEYVDEAALHRCAAVYASYAATMLGGH, encoded by the coding sequence ATGCACGACGCGATCCGGGCCTGGCTCGAACCGCGCGCCGACGAGATGGTGGAGCTGCTCACCGAACTGGTCGCCGTCGAAACGGAGAACCCGCCGGGCCGTGATCTCGGCACGTGCGCGCGCCTGCTGCGCGACGCGATGACGCGGCTGGGGCTGGCGCCGGAGGTCATCGAGCTGGCGCCGTCGGGTGAGCTGGAGGAACCGGCCGTGGTGCGCGGCACCGCGGGCGCGGGGGAGGAGCTGCTGTACTTCCACGGCCATTTCGACGTCGTCCCGGTGCAGGACCGCGGTCAGTTCACCCTCGAACGCCGGGACGGCAGGCTGATCGGCCGTGGCACCGCGGACATGAAGGGCGGCCTGGTCAGCATGCTCTACGGTGCCGCGGCCGCGCGGGAACTCGGCCTGCTCGGCGACGGCCGGATCGTGCTGCACCTGGTGTGCGACGAGGAAACCGGCAGTGTCGCGGGCGCCGGGCACCTGCGGGCCGCGGAGCTGGCCGACCCGCGTGCCGTGGCCATGGTGACCGCCGAACCGAGCGGCGGCCGGATCTGGCACGAGGCGTGCGGCGCGATCTCGCTGCGGGTCGACATCCGGGGCCGCGAAGCCCACGTCGGGCAGGCGAACACCGGGGTGAACGCGTTTGCGCACCTGTTACACGTGGCCCGTCCGGTCGAGGCGTACGCCGCCGAGATGGCCGCGCGGGACAACATGGTCGTGGTCGGCGGACTGGCCGGTGGCGGGTCCAACTTCAACGTCGTGCCGGGCGCGGCGTTCTTCACCGTCGACACCCGGTACCAGCCGGAGGAGGACCTCGACGCCGAGCTGAAGCGCCTGACCGGCCTCATCGAGGGTGCCGCCGCGGAGATCGGCGCCGACGTGTCGGTCGAAGTGACCCAGTTGCAGCCGCCCGCGGGCACGTCGCCGACGCATCCGGCCGCGGTCGCGCTGGCTCGGTGCGTCGGCGAGGTCGAGGGCACGCCCGCGCGGTTCGAAAGGTGCGAAGGCATCCTGGACATCCGGTGGTACGCCCAGCTCGGCATTCCCGCGTTCGCCTACGGTGCCGGGCGGCTGGACGTTTCGCACGGCCCCGCCGAGTACGTCGACGAGGCCGCGCTGCACCGGTGCGCCGCCGTCTACGCGTCCTACGCCGCGACGATGCTTGGTGGTCACTAG
- a CDS encoding helix-turn-helix domain-containing protein — translation MDTRSTSAAAARHLAETVRGHRKARNLSLGELGRLTGLSKTSLARIEAGEGNPSLETLWQLGHALGLSVGQLIERSGATPARLQRAGEGTIVESTGGMRGRLLQTDHSHHRTEVFELVLPPGARFESDPHEPGTRELVHCVGGAVSCGPAGHLLDLTPGDTAHFDGAASHVYAAGPDGGRALLVMSYPPNPGG, via the coding sequence ATGGATACCCGGTCAACGTCGGCTGCCGCCGCCCGTCACCTGGCCGAGACGGTTCGTGGCCACCGCAAGGCGCGCAACCTGTCGCTCGGCGAACTGGGCAGGCTCACCGGCCTGTCCAAGACCAGCCTCGCCCGGATCGAGGCCGGCGAGGGCAATCCGTCGCTGGAAACCCTGTGGCAGCTGGGGCACGCGCTCGGCCTGAGCGTCGGGCAGCTGATCGAGCGGTCCGGCGCCACGCCCGCCCGGCTCCAGCGCGCCGGCGAGGGCACGATCGTGGAGTCCACCGGCGGCATGCGCGGGCGACTGCTCCAGACCGACCACAGCCACCACCGCACCGAGGTCTTCGAGCTGGTGCTGCCGCCCGGCGCCCGCTTCGAAAGCGACCCGCACGAGCCGGGCACGCGGGAGCTGGTCCACTGCGTCGGCGGCGCCGTGAGCTGCGGCCCGGCCGGGCACCTGCTCGACCTGACGCCCGGTGACACCGCGCACTTCGACGGCGCCGCGTCGCACGTCTACGCCGCCGGGCCGGACGGGGGACGCGCGCTGTTGGTGATGAGCTACCCGCCGAATCCGGGTGGTTGA